A genomic stretch from Sphingobacterium sp. ML3W includes:
- the pseC gene encoding UDP-4-amino-4,6-dideoxy-N-acetyl-beta-L-altrosamine transaminase: protein MEKNKVIPYGKQNITEEDIEIVIKTLKSDYLTQGPKIKEFEDNFAEYVEAKYAVAVANGTAALHLCALALDIKPGDKVITTPITFAASANCVKYCGGEVVFGDIDPDTYLLDIDSVRSLLQSEPLGTYKGIIPVDFAGRAVNLEEFKKLAEEYNLWIIEDACHAPGGYFVDTKGERQLCGNGNFAELAIFSFHPVKHIASGEGGMITTNDEELYKRLLQLRTHGIVKQDDLFENSIDFAGGNESYPLWYMEMQTLGYNYRITDFQAALGDSQLKRADQGLEIRRAIANRYEHAFDGKSYIKGHSGFVEGHAYHLYVLEVDDRLGLYNYLRTKNIYAQIHYIPCHLMPYYRQFGWKEGDRPHSELYYKHCISLPMYPTLSLDEQQFVIESINDYFAQ, encoded by the coding sequence ATGGAAAAGAACAAAGTGATTCCTTACGGTAAGCAAAATATAACGGAAGAAGATATTGAAATTGTTATCAAAACTTTAAAGTCAGATTATTTAACGCAAGGTCCGAAAATTAAAGAATTCGAAGATAATTTCGCGGAATATGTTGAGGCAAAATATGCGGTTGCAGTAGCTAACGGTACAGCTGCCTTGCACCTTTGTGCATTGGCTTTGGACATAAAACCTGGGGATAAGGTCATTACTACTCCTATTACGTTTGCCGCTTCTGCCAATTGTGTAAAATATTGTGGGGGTGAGGTAGTTTTTGGAGACATTGACCCTGATACCTACCTTTTGGATATAGATTCTGTACGGAGTCTGCTGCAATCTGAGCCGTTAGGGACGTATAAAGGTATTATACCAGTAGATTTTGCTGGAAGAGCAGTTAATTTAGAAGAATTTAAGAAGCTAGCAGAAGAGTATAATCTTTGGATTATTGAAGATGCCTGCCATGCTCCTGGAGGATATTTTGTTGATACTAAAGGGGAAAGACAGTTATGTGGTAATGGTAATTTCGCAGAGCTAGCAATTTTCTCATTTCATCCTGTGAAGCATATTGCTTCTGGTGAAGGTGGTATGATAACAACTAACGATGAGGAGCTATATAAAAGGCTTCTCCAGTTAAGAACCCATGGTATTGTTAAGCAAGATGATCTTTTCGAAAACTCGATTGATTTTGCGGGAGGAAATGAGAGTTATCCTCTATGGTACATGGAAATGCAAACTTTGGGATATAATTATCGAATTACTGACTTTCAAGCTGCTTTAGGGGATAGTCAACTAAAAAGAGCGGACCAAGGCCTTGAAATTAGACGTGCCATTGCAAACAGATATGAGCATGCTTTCGATGGTAAATCATATATTAAGGGACATTCGGGTTTTGTTGAAGGCCACGCGTATCATTTATATGTTTTAGAGGTAGATGATAGATTAGGTCTTTATAATTATCTAAGGACTAAGAATATATATGCTCAAATCCATTACATTCCTTGTCATCTTATGCCTTATTATCGTCAATTTGGATGGAAGGAAGGGGATAGACCTCACTCGGAATTATATTATAAACACTGTATAAGCTTACCAATGTATCCGACATTATCATTGGATGAACAGCAATTTGTGATAGAATCGATAAATGACTACTTTGCTCAATAA
- a CDS encoding adenylyltransferase/cytidyltransferase family protein, producing MVNIPAKNMRIGITFSAFDLLHAGHIKMLEDAKRQCDFLICGLQTDPTLDRPEKNKPVQTVVERYIQLKGCKYVDQIVPYATEQDLEDILKSFKIDVRIVGDEYREKNFTGRAYCGETGIELYFNSRDHRFSSSGLRKIVAEANSDEKEIFNSNK from the coding sequence ATGGTAAATATACCAGCTAAGAATATGCGTATTGGTATTACATTTAGTGCATTTGATTTGCTGCATGCTGGGCATATCAAAATGCTTGAGGATGCCAAGCGACAATGTGATTTCCTGATTTGCGGCTTGCAGACCGACCCTACTTTGGATCGGCCAGAAAAAAATAAACCTGTTCAGACAGTTGTTGAGCGTTATATCCAACTTAAGGGATGTAAATATGTCGATCAGATTGTACCTTATGCAACCGAACAGGATCTTGAAGACATTCTGAAATCCTTTAAAATTGATGTTCGTATTGTCGGTGATGAGTATCGAGAAAAGAATTTTACTGGAAGAGCGTATTGTGGGGAAACGGGTATTGAATTATATTTTAATAGCCGTGACCACCGTTTCTCAAGTTCAGGGCTACGTAAGATTGTTGCGGAAGCTAATTCAGACGAAAAAGAAATTTTTAATTCTAACAAGTAG
- a CDS encoding UDP-GlcNAc--UDP-phosphate GlcNAc-1-phosphate transferase: MIYIFTLIFLFALEFLYLKIADRLNIIDKPNERSSHTKVTIRGAGIIFYVAAIIYFINNDFQYPWFFLGLTLLTYISFLDDIRGVHPTARLTVHLASVLLMVYEFGIFNYPWYYLVLAFVFTIGVINAYNFMDGINGMTAFCTLIMGGLLLYVNTTINYIEQDFLIYTLLGVVVFGFFNFRKKAACFAGDVGPAVLSFMLLFALGKLILKTGDFTYLLFLGVYGIEIGWSVARRVYQGYHIFEPHRTFLLHMLSNEVGHSSLLVSTVYGLVQLALGASVIYIVRFDASVQWSFAIAILSALSAFYLIVKQYIFNNYYIKGEMEHAIRRQRIQMVRARRSRRAQGIPEVAVVKEAKIIEMPKKEKQEGLLQTGV; encoded by the coding sequence ATGATTTATATCTTTACTCTTATATTCCTTTTCGCCTTAGAGTTTCTTTATTTAAAAATTGCAGATCGATTAAATATAATTGATAAACCCAACGAGCGTTCTTCACATACGAAGGTTACCATTCGTGGGGCGGGAATTATTTTTTATGTCGCTGCAATTATATATTTTATAAATAACGATTTCCAGTACCCCTGGTTCTTTTTGGGGCTTACGCTTCTAACCTATATTTCTTTTTTAGACGATATTCGGGGAGTACATCCAACAGCAAGACTCACTGTTCATCTAGCCTCGGTCTTACTTATGGTATATGAGTTCGGTATATTCAATTACCCATGGTATTATCTTGTTTTGGCCTTTGTATTTACTATTGGAGTCATCAATGCATACAATTTTATGGATGGTATCAACGGCATGACAGCCTTTTGTACATTGATCATGGGCGGTCTTTTACTTTACGTTAATACCACCATAAATTATATCGAGCAAGATTTCTTGATCTATACCTTATTGGGAGTGGTCGTTTTTGGATTTTTTAACTTTAGGAAGAAAGCTGCCTGTTTTGCCGGCGATGTAGGGCCTGCAGTACTCTCGTTTATGCTATTGTTTGCTCTGGGAAAATTAATCCTTAAAACAGGTGATTTTACTTATCTCCTCTTCCTTGGAGTATATGGGATTGAGATCGGATGGTCTGTTGCTCGTCGTGTTTATCAAGGTTATCATATCTTCGAACCCCACCGAACATTTTTGCTACACATGTTAAGCAATGAAGTTGGTCACAGCAGCCTATTGGTTTCCACAGTTTATGGTTTGGTGCAATTGGCCCTAGGTGCATCGGTTATTTATATTGTCCGGTTTGATGCTTCCGTACAATGGTCTTTTGCTATAGCGATATTATCCGCATTGAGCGCGTTCTATCTCATTGTCAAACAATATATTTTTAATAATTATTATATTAAGGGCGAAATGGAACATGCTATCCGCCGTCAGCGTATACAGATGGTGAGAGCCCGCAGAAGCAGAAGAGCACAGGGGATTCCAGAAGTGGCCGTTGTCAAAGAAGCAAAAATTATCGAAATGCCTAAAAAAGAGAAGCAGGAGGGCTTGTTGCAAACGGGGGTTTGA
- the wecB gene encoding UDP-N-acetylglucosamine 2-epimerase (non-hydrolyzing), with product MKKNLIVFGTRPEAIKMAPLVKEFQKDESFETKVCVTAQHREMLDQVLEFFDIIPDYDLNLMKPNQNLYSLTADIITEMKAVLEDFKPDYVYVHGDTTTTMASSIAAFYAGAQVCHVEAGLRTHNKRSPFPEEINRQVAGRICDFHFAPTEASRQNLLRENIQDKDILVTGNTVIDALFESSDRVKDLDNEEINRLKELVDPAKKLILVTGHRRENHGQGFINICQALKEIALSNTDVQIIYPVHLNPNVKKPVYEILSDVNNIHLIDPLAYPAFVWLMNKSYLIITDSGGVQEEAPSLGKPVLVMRDTTERPEAVDAGTVILVGTDTQKIVSEAQELLKNEDRYQQMSGLHNPYGDGKACERIVNFIKNLI from the coding sequence ATGAAGAAGAATTTAATTGTATTCGGAACTAGGCCAGAAGCGATCAAAATGGCGCCTTTGGTTAAGGAATTCCAAAAAGATGAATCTTTTGAAACAAAGGTCTGTGTTACGGCACAGCATCGTGAAATGTTGGATCAGGTATTGGAATTTTTCGATATCATACCCGATTACGATTTGAACTTAATGAAGCCTAATCAAAATCTATATTCATTAACAGCTGATATTATAACTGAAATGAAGGCTGTATTGGAGGATTTTAAACCCGATTATGTGTATGTTCACGGTGATACCACCACCACAATGGCCTCAAGTATCGCTGCTTTTTATGCTGGTGCTCAAGTCTGTCATGTTGAAGCAGGACTTCGTACGCACAATAAGCGTTCTCCGTTTCCAGAAGAGATCAATCGACAGGTAGCTGGACGTATTTGTGATTTTCATTTTGCTCCTACTGAAGCTTCACGACAAAATCTATTGCGTGAAAATATTCAGGATAAGGATATACTTGTTACCGGAAATACCGTTATTGATGCTTTATTTGAGAGCTCAGACCGCGTAAAAGACCTGGATAATGAAGAAATTAACCGTCTGAAGGAACTGGTCGATCCTGCGAAGAAATTGATCTTGGTGACTGGTCACAGACGTGAAAACCACGGACAAGGCTTTATTAATATCTGTCAGGCGTTAAAGGAAATTGCGTTGTCTAATACTGATGTGCAAATTATCTATCCTGTGCACCTTAATCCAAATGTGAAGAAACCTGTTTATGAAATCCTATCGGATGTGAATAATATTCATCTAATTGATCCGTTAGCGTATCCTGCGTTTGTATGGCTAATGAATAAATCGTATTTAATTATCACAGACTCGGGTGGTGTACAAGAAGAGGCGCCTAGTCTTGGTAAACCGGTATTGGTGATGCGTGATACTACCGAAAGGCCTGAAGCTGTAGATGCAGGTACGGTGATTCTTGTAGGTACAGATACACAAAAAATTGTGTCTGAAGCACAAGAACTGCTAAAAAACGAAGATAGATATCAACAAATGAGCGGGCTACATAATCCGTATGGTGATGGTAAAGCCTGTGAAAGAATTGTTAACTTTATTAAAAACTTAATATAA
- the wecC gene encoding UDP-N-acetyl-D-mannosamine dehydrogenase, with translation MQAKVVTVGLGYIGLPTSALIANSGIAVHGVDISQHVVDTINAGKIHIVEPDLDKAVAKAVAEGFLKADTKPVEADTYLVVVPTPFKGDHQPDISYVQAATEGIIPLLKEGDLYVIESTSPVGTTEKMMALIFSKRPELEGKISLAYCPERVLPGNVMYELVHNDRVIGGVNEASTQKALAFYGQFVKGELHPTNARTAEMCKLTENASRDSQIAFANELSLICDKADINVWDLIRLANKHPRVNILQPGCGVGGHCIAVDPYFLTADFPMESRMIAQARETNNYKSFWCAEKVKTARLEFEIKNGREPSIAIMGLAFKPNIDDLRESPAIHITERVLQDSGDADMYIVEPNVKEHKVFKLTNYNEAVVKADIVVLLVAHNEFNNISFRDDQIVLDFCGVKK, from the coding sequence ATGCAAGCAAAAGTAGTAACCGTTGGCTTAGGATATATAGGATTACCTACATCTGCATTAATCGCAAATAGCGGAATCGCTGTTCATGGTGTGGATATCTCACAGCATGTTGTAGACACAATCAATGCTGGTAAAATCCACATTGTTGAACCGGATTTAGATAAGGCTGTGGCAAAAGCTGTGGCAGAAGGTTTCTTGAAAGCGGACACAAAGCCTGTTGAAGCTGATACATACTTAGTTGTTGTTCCTACGCCATTTAAAGGAGATCATCAGCCTGATATATCTTATGTACAGGCAGCTACAGAAGGAATTATTCCATTATTGAAAGAAGGTGATTTGTACGTGATTGAGTCTACTTCGCCTGTTGGAACTACAGAGAAGATGATGGCTTTGATTTTTTCAAAACGTCCTGAACTGGAGGGGAAAATTTCATTGGCATATTGTCCTGAGCGCGTTCTTCCAGGAAATGTCATGTACGAACTGGTTCATAATGACCGTGTAATCGGAGGAGTAAACGAAGCTTCTACTCAAAAAGCCTTGGCATTTTATGGGCAATTTGTGAAAGGTGAATTGCACCCGACCAATGCGCGTACTGCCGAGATGTGTAAGTTGACTGAAAATGCATCTAGAGATTCACAGATTGCTTTTGCAAATGAACTTTCTTTAATTTGTGATAAAGCGGATATAAATGTTTGGGATTTGATTCGTTTAGCGAATAAGCATCCCCGTGTGAATATTCTCCAGCCTGGTTGTGGTGTAGGAGGCCACTGTATAGCAGTTGATCCATACTTTTTGACAGCCGATTTCCCTATGGAATCTCGTATGATCGCACAGGCCAGAGAAACTAATAACTATAAATCTTTTTGGTGTGCAGAGAAGGTCAAGACTGCTCGTTTAGAATTTGAAATTAAGAATGGCCGCGAACCTTCAATTGCTATTATGGGCTTGGCTTTTAAACCAAATATTGATGATTTAAGAGAGTCTCCAGCAATTCATATTACAGAAAGGGTACTTCAAGATTCTGGGGATGCTGATATGTATATTGTTGAACCGAATGTGAAGGAGCACAAAGTTTTTAAATTGACAAATTATAATGAGGCCGTAGTCAAGGCCGATATTGTCGTTTTGCTAGTCGCACATAATGAGTTTAATAATATCTCTTTCAGAGATGATCAAATAGTTTTGGATTTTTGTGGTGTAAAAAAATAG
- a CDS encoding 3'-5' exonuclease translates to MQSGLSFTAIDFETATANQNSACAIGLVVVEQGVIVEEFYSLIQPPQNQYMWQTTRVHGIKPRDTAQAPTFKELFPRIFPFINNRIMVAHNELFDRGVLRKTMNYYNLPYDSLGLMEKWECTFRIYQEKGFKPARLNACCEVLGIELNHHEALSDARACANLYLRHADVPSWV, encoded by the coding sequence ATGCAATCAGGATTAAGTTTTACAGCAATAGATTTCGAAACGGCTACAGCCAACCAAAATTCCGCTTGTGCCATTGGCCTGGTGGTGGTGGAGCAGGGAGTCATCGTTGAAGAGTTCTATTCGCTGATCCAGCCTCCTCAAAACCAATATATGTGGCAGACGACACGTGTCCACGGTATCAAACCAAGAGATACAGCACAAGCGCCTACATTTAAGGAGTTGTTTCCCCGGATTTTCCCATTCATCAATAACCGGATAATGGTGGCACATAATGAATTGTTTGACCGCGGCGTTTTGCGTAAGACCATGAATTATTATAATCTGCCTTACGACAGTCTGGGTTTAATGGAAAAATGGGAATGTACCTTCAGGATTTATCAGGAAAAAGGTTTTAAACCCGCCCGATTGAATGCCTGTTGTGAGGTGTTGGGAATTGAACTTAACCATCATGAGGCGCTTTCTGATGCGCGGGCCTGCGCCAATCTATATCTTAGGCATGCCGATGTCCCTTCTTGGGTGTGA
- a CDS encoding adenylyltransferase/cytidyltransferase family protein, with protein sequence MKIGITFGVFDLLHAGHIMMLEEAKRHCDYLIVGLNTDPSEVFPEKAKPTQTIVERYIQLEGCRYVDEIIPYETEQDLIDMIKALPIHIRIIGEEYRDTDFTGRSYCVEENIEIYYNKRTHRFSSAGLRKVVADKEAGNN encoded by the coding sequence ATGAAAATCGGAATTACTTTTGGTGTATTTGATTTATTGCATGCCGGACATATTATGATGTTGGAGGAGGCCAAACGACATTGTGATTATCTGATTGTTGGGCTTAATACAGATCCTTCGGAGGTATTTCCGGAGAAAGCAAAGCCCACCCAAACAATTGTCGAGCGTTATATCCAATTGGAGGGCTGCCGCTATGTGGATGAGATAATCCCTTACGAGACCGAACAGGACTTGATTGATATGATCAAAGCTTTGCCGATTCATATACGTATTATCGGCGAGGAGTATCGTGATACAGATTTTACAGGAAGATCTTACTGTGTGGAAGAAAATATTGAAATTTATTATAATAAGCGTACACATCGTTTTTCAAGCGCGGGTTTACGAAAAGTCGTAGCCGATAAGGAAGCGGGAAATAATTAA
- a CDS encoding SDR family oxidoreductase yields MKDIFDITNKIILFSGGYGYLGSPCVKYLASCGARLYILARDERKFTEQFGDLSNIIFVKCDIGITEEINSAIDEVFKIEGRIDVFINNAFYLKGQSPENMSDEDFMYGVDGTLNSVFRVIRKIIPIFKNQKYGKIINVSSMYGVVAPDFTIYEDSPGSLNPPHYGAAKAGLIQLSKYYASYLGKDNIQVNCVTPGPFPSDSVKRKDPAFERRLADNTMLKRVGIPEDLIGVFMLLVSNASDFITGQNIIVDGGWTSK; encoded by the coding sequence ATGAAAGATATTTTTGACATAACCAATAAAATAATACTTTTTTCAGGAGGATATGGTTATCTAGGTAGTCCTTGCGTGAAATATCTTGCGAGTTGTGGAGCTAGACTTTATATACTTGCTAGAGATGAGCGAAAATTTACCGAACAGTTTGGTGATTTAAGTAATATTATTTTTGTAAAGTGTGATATAGGTATAACGGAAGAGATCAATTCTGCAATTGACGAAGTTTTTAAAATAGAAGGTAGGATTGATGTTTTCATCAATAATGCATTTTATCTAAAAGGACAGTCGCCGGAGAATATGTCGGATGAAGATTTTATGTATGGTGTAGATGGCACATTAAATTCTGTTTTCCGAGTTATCCGAAAAATAATTCCAATTTTTAAAAATCAAAAATATGGTAAAATCATTAACGTTTCTTCTATGTATGGGGTAGTGGCTCCGGACTTTACCATTTATGAAGATTCTCCTGGCTCCTTAAATCCGCCGCACTATGGTGCAGCAAAAGCCGGTCTTATCCAACTTTCGAAATATTATGCGTCCTATCTAGGTAAAGATAATATACAAGTCAATTGCGTTACTCCTGGACCATTTCCATCTGATTCAGTAAAAAGGAAAGATCCAGCTTTTGAAAGAAGGTTGGCAGACAATACTATGTTAAAGAGAGTTGGTATTCCTGAGGATCTAATAGGTGTTTTTATGCTACTTGTGTCAAATGCATCGGATTTTATAACAGGTCAAAACATAATAGTAGATGGAGGATGGACAAGCAAGTAG
- a CDS encoding ArsR family transcriptional regulator, with amino-acid sequence MLDSLITSKTRLKLLIKFFVSAGNQGHLRGLADEFQESTNAIRKELNQLSEAGYLEKSTAKNKILYRANTNHSLFKPLQKLIHTYLGIDEIVEQILQKAGDIQEVSLIGDYAEGLDSGRIDVLILGENIKQAYLLQLADKVEKKLGKNIKIHFKNLDVQRKIILFEGAV; translated from the coding sequence ATGTTGGATTCATTGATTACTTCTAAGACCCGGCTCAAATTATTGATTAAGTTTTTTGTTTCTGCTGGTAATCAGGGGCACCTAAGGGGATTGGCAGACGAGTTTCAGGAATCGACCAATGCGATACGAAAGGAACTTAACCAGCTGTCAGAAGCGGGGTATTTGGAAAAGAGTACAGCAAAGAATAAAATATTATACCGAGCCAATACGAATCATTCTTTATTTAAGCCTCTTCAGAAATTAATTCATACCTATTTGGGTATCGATGAAATTGTGGAGCAGATCCTACAAAAGGCAGGAGATATTCAGGAAGTTAGCTTAATCGGAGACTATGCCGAAGGGCTAGACTCAGGGAGAATAGATGTGTTAATTTTGGGTGAGAATATAAAACAGGCATATTTATTGCAGTTAGCGGACAAGGTTGAAAAAAAATTAGGGAAAAACATTAAGATCCATTTCAAAAATTTGGATGTACAACGTAAAATAATACTTTTTGAAGGTGCTGTATAA
- a CDS encoding sugar phosphate nucleotidyltransferase has protein sequence MSTIIHVVLTGGVGSRLWPLSRKSYPKQYLSLFKEGSLFEMTIKRNQSLCGQVIVVGNRDNHGLSREVMENNKVDYIDIVEATPRNTAAAIAFAAFAAQPDDILIVTPSDHVIVGDEAYAKAIQAGIEKANKGYIVTFGIQPTRPETGYGYIEYKDDKVLSFREKPNQDTAEDFIERGNFLWNSGMFCFRADTFLSELQNFEPKVYATAFNAWQHRQNGELDLTLSKEIPSISIDYAVMERSKKIRVVATSFQWSDLGSFESMYDYLKQTGHPVDENGNMVIGTDVYTAFVGLRDSILVHTKDAILVLQKEKSQDVKKIYNTLERHQSKLID, from the coding sequence ATGAGTACTATTATCCATGTTGTATTAACAGGAGGAGTTGGTAGCCGGCTATGGCCCCTATCACGGAAGAGCTATCCCAAACAATATCTCTCTTTATTCAAAGAGGGATCTTTGTTTGAAATGACTATCAAGCGCAATCAGTCCTTGTGTGGTCAGGTCATTGTCGTAGGCAATCGTGATAATCATGGGCTGAGCCGGGAAGTGATGGAAAACAATAAAGTGGACTATATCGATATTGTTGAAGCAACACCACGCAATACTGCCGCTGCAATAGCCTTTGCCGCATTTGCAGCTCAACCTGATGATATTCTTATTGTCACACCATCGGATCATGTTATCGTTGGGGATGAGGCCTATGCGAAAGCTATTCAAGCTGGTATAGAAAAAGCAAACAAAGGTTATATTGTGACCTTTGGTATACAGCCGACACGACCTGAAACGGGATACGGTTATATCGAGTATAAAGATGATAAGGTATTGTCTTTCCGGGAGAAGCCGAATCAGGATACCGCAGAGGATTTTATAGAGCGGGGTAACTTCCTATGGAACTCAGGCATGTTTTGTTTTAGAGCAGATACTTTCCTAAGTGAGTTACAGAATTTCGAACCCAAAGTATATGCAACGGCTTTTAATGCCTGGCAGCATCGTCAGAATGGGGAGCTTGACTTAACTTTGTCCAAAGAAATTCCATCCATTTCCATTGATTATGCTGTAATGGAACGATCCAAGAAAATTCGCGTAGTTGCTACAAGTTTTCAATGGTCAGATCTGGGGTCCTTTGAATCAATGTATGATTATCTCAAACAAACAGGACACCCTGTTGATGAGAATGGTAATATGGTGATCGGTACGGATGTTTATACTGCCTTTGTTGGTTTAAGAGATAGTATACTTGTTCATACCAAAGATGCCATTCTTGTGCTACAGAAAGAAAAGTCGCAGGATGTCAAAAAAATATACAATACATTAGAGCGTCATCAGTCCAAACTGATTGACTAA
- a CDS encoding aldo/keto reductase codes for MTTLLNKIGLGTVQFGAHYGISNSTGKTPLQEVGEIVRYSESIGIKYLDTAFAYGDAEDVLGKFDLDSFRIISKYIPSEITLPKQFEISLDRLGIEAFYGYMAHRPYDLIENRQNWEFLMKLKTKGKVKKIGASFNSVEELEEIFQKGLELDIVQVPLNYFDHRFDAYIKALHEKGVEIHTRSTFLQGLFFCAPDSLDMFFDEVKPYLETLQQLDNLSVRLLRYVLEKDYVDVVNIGVNDLNQFKENILTLGKMHNKLPLLNHKFEDKILMPSEWPK; via the coding sequence ATGACTACTTTGCTCAATAAAATAGGTTTAGGTACGGTACAATTCGGTGCACATTATGGAATATCAAATTCCACAGGAAAAACTCCGCTCCAAGAGGTGGGAGAAATAGTGAGATATTCAGAAAGTATTGGAATAAAGTATTTAGATACTGCATTTGCATATGGAGATGCTGAGGATGTTTTAGGGAAGTTCGACTTAGATTCTTTTCGAATAATCTCTAAATATATTCCAAGTGAAATTACTTTGCCTAAACAATTTGAAATTTCTTTAGATAGACTTGGAATTGAGGCTTTCTACGGATATATGGCTCATAGGCCGTATGATTTAATAGAAAATCGCCAAAACTGGGAATTTTTAATGAAATTAAAAACGAAAGGAAAGGTAAAAAAAATTGGAGCATCGTTCAATTCTGTTGAAGAGTTGGAAGAAATTTTTCAAAAAGGTCTCGAGTTAGATATTGTGCAGGTCCCGCTAAATTATTTTGACCACCGATTTGATGCTTATATTAAAGCTCTACATGAAAAAGGTGTCGAAATTCACACAAGATCAACTTTTTTGCAAGGTTTGTTCTTCTGTGCTCCTGATAGTTTGGATATGTTTTTTGATGAGGTCAAACCGTATCTAGAAACGTTGCAGCAGCTTGATAATTTGTCTGTTAGGCTGTTGCGATATGTTTTAGAGAAAGATTATGTCGATGTAGTAAATATTGGGGTTAATGACTTGAACCAATTTAAGGAGAACATTCTCACTTTAGGGAAAATGCATAATAAGTTGCCTTTGCTAAACCATAAGTTTGAAGATAAAATATTAATGCCATCGGAATGGCCAAAGTAA
- the pseB gene encoding UDP-N-acetylglucosamine 4,6-dehydratase (inverting) → MLENKSILITGGTGSLGKALTAHILKNYSDIKRLVIFSRDEQKQFQMAQDYPADKYPQIRFFIGDVRDRERLIRAMKGVDYVIHAAAMKHVPIAEYNPDECVKTNIHGAQNVIDACFATDVERVVALSTDKACAPINLYGATKLASDKLFVAANNIRGNNPIRFSVVRYGNVMGSNGSVIPFFIKKKKEGILPITDSNMTRFNISLQGGVDMVMHALFNAWGGEIFIPKIPSYKITDVATAVGPECEHRVVGIRPGEKVHEEMITPSDSFYTYDLGKYYTILPSTPKWNLEEFLAKFNGAKVQEGFAYNSGDNTEWETVEGLRTLIKEHVDSTFEI, encoded by the coding sequence ATGTTAGAGAACAAATCAATTTTAATTACTGGCGGTACAGGCTCTTTAGGAAAGGCTTTAACTGCACATATTTTGAAAAATTATTCGGATATTAAAAGGCTAGTTATCTTTTCGCGTGATGAGCAAAAGCAATTTCAAATGGCTCAAGACTATCCAGCTGATAAATATCCTCAAATTCGATTTTTCATAGGGGATGTTCGCGATAGAGAACGTCTTATTAGAGCAATGAAAGGTGTTGACTATGTTATACATGCGGCTGCAATGAAGCATGTGCCTATTGCGGAATATAATCCAGATGAATGCGTTAAGACTAATATTCACGGCGCACAAAATGTAATTGATGCATGTTTTGCTACTGATGTTGAACGGGTGGTGGCTTTATCAACAGACAAAGCCTGCGCACCTATTAATTTATATGGTGCTACTAAATTAGCATCAGATAAACTATTTGTTGCAGCAAACAATATTAGAGGGAATAATCCGATACGTTTTTCAGTTGTTAGGTATGGAAACGTTATGGGATCCAATGGATCTGTAATACCATTTTTTATAAAGAAGAAAAAGGAAGGAATTTTACCGATTACAGATTCTAATATGACAAGATTCAATATTAGTTTGCAAGGTGGAGTTGACATGGTAATGCATGCGTTATTTAACGCATGGGGAGGAGAAATCTTTATTCCTAAAATTCCATCTTACAAAATTACTGACGTAGCTACAGCAGTGGGTCCTGAATGTGAGCATAGAGTAGTTGGTATCAGACCTGGAGAGAAGGTTCACGAAGAGATGATTACTCCTTCAGATTCTTTTTATACTTACGATTTAGGTAAATATTATACTATTCTGCCTTCGACACCCAAATGGAATTTGGAAGAGTTCCTAGCAAAGTTTAATGGTGCCAAAGTTCAGGAAGGATTTGCATATAATTCCGGGGATAACACTGAGTGGGAAACTGTAGAAGGTCTCAGAACTCTAATAAAAGAACACGTTGATTCAACTTTCGAAATATAA